A single genomic interval of Zingiber officinale cultivar Zhangliang chromosome 4A, Zo_v1.1, whole genome shotgun sequence harbors:
- the LOC121971603 gene encoding uncharacterized protein LOC121971603 encodes MATEKELVDDIRDVGKQLESPPADVDDLLTLLDQTEQLLMRVHQAPSQSIIDVLHPAMSLLVDKRLLRHPNEDVKAIVASCTNEIMRITAPDAPYNDDLMKEVFGNIVDTLDKLDDISNDSFFKRVSILDTFAKVRSFIVMLDLECDALVLNMFRIFLRTIRPNHSEGIFSSMETIMTVLLEESDYISEGLLFCLLDVVKIDNKNTLPIAHKLAERVITACASKLKPYLGKFVKPRVCLKDYSKVVASIIEGNYDFGGQNAVNSANVKELANTKREDPDGTKPKMLAAAKRKIVGEVSSVKQNSEKDVAGETRKKIRKLDERLVGDRIQVWWPDDQQFYTGTIKEYDHVTKKHKVLYDDGDVEILLLKEERWMFASEIRTSPTCDFADDAKDAIDASLDNKAVNTKSNSTAGETNVEAVIKSTVASSELPKRKGRPPKVGRSIQSKLMEDVSPKVEQKPLFKDMHEPRSKVTELGFTEQKPLFNDEDILRSKQNESTKLDQKPKDIPSLNASGGEPKTSLNPQKQNS; translated from the exons ATGGCCACCGAGAAGGAATTGGTGGACGATATTAGGGacgtcgggaagcagctcgaatcTCCTCCTGCCGACGTCGACGATCTCCTCACCCTGCTGGAC CAAACTGAGCAACTCTTAATGAGAGTCCATCAAGCACCAAGTCAGTCAATTATAGACGTGCTTCATCCTGCAATGAGTTTGTTGGTCGACAAGAGACTTTTGAGGCATCCAAATGAAGATGTGAAAGCGATAGTTGCTTCATGTACAAATGAAATTATGAGAATCACTGCACCTGATGCTCCATATAATGATGATTTAATGAAG GAAGTGTTCGGGAACATAGTTGACACACTTGACAAATTGGATGACATATCTAATGACTCATTCTTTAAGAGGGTTTCTATTCTTGACACCTTTGCCAAAGTTCGATCATTTATTGTGATGTTGGATCTTGAATGTGATGCTCTGGTTTTGAATATGTTCCGCATTTTCCTTAGAACAATTCG GCCAAATCATAGTGAGGGCATCTTTTCTTCCATGGAAACCATTATGACAGTTTTATTGGAAGAAAGTGATTACATCTCAgaaggacttctcttctgcctttTGGATGTTGTTAAAATTGATAATAAA AACACATTACCAATTGCTCACAAGCTCGCAGAAAGAGTAATCACAGCATGTGCCTCAAAACTAAAACCATATTTAGGGAAATTTGTTAAGCCAAGGGTTTGCTTAAAAGATTACAGCAAAGTTGTTGCTTCCATAATCGAAGGAAATTATGATTTTGGAGGGCAAAATGCCGTAAATTCTGCCAATGTTAAG GAACTAGCAAATACAAAGAGAGAGGACCCAGATG GAACAAAACCAAAAATGCTGGCAGCTGCAAAGCGTAAGATTGTTGGGGAAGTTTCATCTGTAAAGCAGAACTCAGAGAAAGATGTTGCAGgagagactaggaagaag ATAAGAAAACTGGATGAGAGATTAGTTGGTGATAGAATTCAAGTATGGTGGCCGGATGATCAGCA GTTTTACACTGGCACGATTAAGGAGTATGATCACGTCACTAAAAAACATAAG gTCTTATATGATGATGGGGACGTGGAGATACTTTTGCTCAAGGAAGAGCGTTGGATGTTTGCCAGTGAAATAAGAACATCTCCAACGTGTGATTTTGCA GATGATGCAAAAGATGCTATTGATGCTTCTTTGGACAA CAAAGcagtaaacacaaaatcaaatTCTACAGCTGGAGAAACAAATGTTGAGGCAGTGATCAAGAG TACTGTTGCCAGTTCTGAACTGCCAAAGCGAAAAGGCCGACCGCCTAAAGTTGGAAGGTCTATCCAATCTAAGTTGATGGAAGATGTTTCTCCCAAGGTTGAACAGAAGCCTTTGTTCAAGGATATGCATGAACCTAGAAGCAAAGTCACTGAACTTGGCTTCACTGAACAGAAGCCTTTGTTCAATGATGAGGACATACTGAGAAGTAAACAGAATGAATCCACTAAACTGGATCAAAAACCAAAGGATATACCTTCCCTGAATGCAAGCGGTGGAGAACCAAAGACGAGTTTGAATCCCCAAAAACAGAACAGCTAA